Proteins co-encoded in one Brassica oleracea var. oleracea cultivar TO1000 chromosome C4, BOL, whole genome shotgun sequence genomic window:
- the LOC106338584 gene encoding serrate RNA effector molecule homolog, whose translation MTLSQRLLVADAHRMIHDEDADRVEVGSSDASGSEDRGRDQDDTATGSDRGDTDESDRSPTPLRQVRERVCFNQIDCRPTVYHSGGIFEELAPLPPGLLRDPRAQSWGNVFGSSDSHHTVRNLLRANGGAGVTYIIPSAEQRPWSPPVGYQCVYESYFGDHTKLWFPIPRLVTFYVFRRDIAISQLLNGSLRIAVMLMVMAAEMDISMSVRIFEGLTFTKAEPNGIFSILRDRLTPESTSLPKAVEPPEKKPLEKEPPERRVLLQPIRGGTAETSASCPKKKKNNNKRTKVGATDEVPPEESAPVNATLTNEVPPIDATSEGSKFKKKKDGRKRSRGGAEGQEAVLVGAASDGHPRKRTKRKKAKRSVEAEPRPSTSDASVADAAIVDAVGEASGSPGNLSEEKRKTCSREGGSGGEPARSEPEGSVAKRRRVEYPDRVEFSYNETTPLILNPLRCAELMRQIRGGTKEMPQLEDLYFKNEYINAASSRARSDGSMNFLVEKYDSALKQTMIQLGSSEKLAQARLKAIERVRDEHKKANEKAAKEKEVLRAKFKELEGKLKSACAAKKELARENTRLEQATATLKKEKAELLEGRDAAVENLIRERQRLRDSRGLEVTRERERVEAAMIEKANGCSAALVACATI comes from the exons ATGACTCTATCTCAGCGTCTTTTGGTCGCTGATGCTCATAGGATGATTCATGATGAAGACGCCGATCGTGTTGAGGTCGGGAGCAGTGATGCAAGCGGAAGTGAGGATAGAGGGAGAGATCAAGACGATACTGCGACTGGCTCCGATCGTGGCGACACTGATGAGTCTGATCGGTCTCCGACTCCTTTGAGACAGGTCCGCGAGAGAGTTTGTTTCAACCAGATAGACTGTCGCCCAACCGTTTACCATTCTGGTGGGATCTTCGAAGAGCTTGCTCCGCTGCCACCCGGACTGCTACGGGACCCGCGGGCTCAGTCGTGGGGGAACGTGTTTGGATCTTCTGATTCTCACCACACCGTGAGGAATCTGTTAAGGGCGAATGGCGGTGCTGGCGTTACCTACATCATTCCGTCTGCTGAGCAGCGTCCCTGGTCGCCTCCGGTTGGTTACCAATGCGTGTATGAGTCCTATTTCGGGGATCATACGAAGCTATGGTTCCCGATTCCCCGGTTAGTGACGTTCTACGTATTTCGCCGAGACATTGCCATTTCTCAACTTTTGAACGGGTCGCTGCGAATAGCCGTCATGCTAATGGTAATGGCAGCTGAGATGGACATCTCGATGAGCGTGAGGATCTTCGAAGGGTTGACTTTCACGAAGGCGGAGCCAAACGGGATCTTCTCG ATCCTCAGGGACCGTCTGACTCCGGAGTCGACGTCACTTCCGAAGGCGGTGGAGCCTCCAGAGAAGAAGCCTCTGGAGAAGGAGCCTCCAGAGAGGAGGGTCTTATTGCAACCGATCAGGGGGGGGACGGCAGAGACTTCTGCTTCTTGTCCCAAGAAGAAGAAGAACAACAACAAGAGGACTAAGGTGGGAGCGACCGACGAGGTTCCTCCCGAAGAGTCTGCTCCCGTGAATGCGACTTTGACTAACGAGGTTCCTCCCATCGACGCGACCTCCGAGGGTTCGAAGTTTAAAAAGAAGAAGGATGGGAGAAAAAGGTCTCGTGGCGGAGCAGAAGGGCAGGAGGCTGTTTTAGTCGGGGCGGCATCAGATGGTCACCCGAGGAAGAGAACTAAGAG GAAGAAAGCTAAGAGGTCTGTTGAGGCAGAGCCCCGCCCTTCTACCTCCGACGCGAGCGTTGCTGACGCGGCCATAGTCGACGCTGTTGGGGAAGCCAGCGGTTCTCCTGGAAATTTATCAGAGGAAAAGAGGAAAACCTGCTCGCGAGAAGGAGGTTCTGGTGGTGAGCCCGCGAGGTCTGAACCTGAAGGTTCCGTCGCGAAGAGAAGGAGGGTCGAGTATCCTGATCGCGTCGAGTTTTCCTACAACGAGACAACTCCCCTGATCCTTAATCCCCTTAGGTGTGCGGAGCTGATGCGTCAAATCCGTGGTGGGACGAAGGAGATGCCGCAACTGGAAGACCTTTACTTCAAGAACGAATACATCAACGCAGCTTCGTCGAGAGCGCGG AGTGACGGGAGTATGAACTTCCTTGTCGAGAAATACGACAGCGCCCTGAAGCAGACGATGATCCAGTTGGGATCTTCGGAGAAGCTCGCTCAAGCAAGATTGAAGGCCATTGAGAGGGTGAGGGATGAGCATAAAAAGGCTAACGAGAAGGCTGCGAAGGAGAAAGAAGTCCTTCGAGCGAAGTTCAAAGAGCTGGAGGGTAAGCTCAAATCCGCCTGCGCGGCTAAGAAAGAGCTTGCTCGAGAGAACACCCGTTTGGAGCAAGCGACTGCGACCCTTAAAAAGGAGAAGGCAGAGCTACTCGAGGGAAGGGACGCCGCGGTTGAGAATTTGATCAGAGAGAGGCAACGCTTGAGAGACTCCCGGGGACTCGAGGTTACTCGTGAGAGGGAAAGGGTCGAAGCTGCTATGATCGAGAAGGCAAACGGATGCTCAGCTGCTTTGGTCGCGTGCGCGACCATCTAA
- the LOC106341217 gene encoding uncharacterized protein LOC106341217, with the protein MEEAKPRKSLTGSSSRESLKTKNPFSRVNEEDDSKSKTGLSMRKSWSTDSLGLLGNSNTLGKTCICAPTKHEGSFRCRLHRTSATSQGAIATTQIHLPKPLLPSSRLSDY; encoded by the coding sequence ATGGAGGAGGCGAAACCGAGGAAGAGCTTGACCGGCAGTAGCAGCAGAGAGTCGTTGAAGACCAAGAATCCGTTTAGTCGTGTGAATGAAGAAGACGACAGCAAAAGCAAGACAGGATTGTCAATGAGGAAGTCGTGGTCTACGGACTCGCTTGGTCTGCTCGGTAACAGCAACACGTTGGGGAAGACATGCATATGTGCTCCAACAAAGCACGAAGGGTCCTTCCGTTGCAGGCTTCACCGTACATCGGCCACAAGCCAAGGTGCAATAGCTACTACGCAAATTCATCTCCCAAAGCCCTTGCTTCCTTCTAGTCGTCTCAGTGACTACTAG
- the LOC106339492 gene encoding 14 kDa zinc-binding protein-like, with amino-acid sequence MSHRVSILSSHLSPVMASEKEAALAATPSDSPTIFDKIISKEIPSTVVFEDDKVLAFRDITPQGPVHILLIPKVRDGLTGLSKAEERHIDILGRLLYTAKLVAKQEGLDEGFRIVINDGPQGCQSVYHIHVHLIGGRQMNWPPG; translated from the exons ATGAGCCACCGTGTATCGATCCTCTCTTCTCATTTATCTCCCGTCATGGCTTCAGAGAAAGAGGCTGCTTTAGCCGCCACTCCTTCCGATTCTCCCACCAT ATTTGACAAGATCATCAGTAAAGAAATTCCATCCACAGTTGTTTTTGAGGATGACAAG GTCTTGGCTTTTAGGGACATAACTCCCCAGGGTCCTGTTCACATCCTCCTCATTCCAAAAGTGAGGGATGGTTTAACTGGCCTCTCTAAG GCTGAGGAGAGGCACATCGACATTTTGGGCCGCCTTCTCTACACTGCCAAGCTTGTAGCAAAACAAGAAGGCCTAGATGAAGGTTTCAGAATCGTGATCAACGATGGTCCTCAAGGCT GCCAGTCGGTGTATCATATTCATGTTCATCTCATTGGAGGACGCCAAATGAACTGGCCTCCTGGCTAA
- the LOC106341581 gene encoding putative thioredoxin H10, whose product MGNRCARTPCCTKLWSCICCCCCSNNKARARSQHGSKGNVYSINRIEKWEEKITEANNNGKILVVYFSAPWCVPCKKIEPVFRELASRYPSMIFVTIDVEELAEFSDEWNVEATPTIVFLKDGRQMDKLVGAETSELQKKTAAAAELLLRKP is encoded by the exons ATGGGAAATCGTTGTGCTAGAACTCCTTGTTGTACAAAG TTGTGGTCATGTATATGCTGCTGCTGCTGCAGCAACAACAAAGCTCGAGCAAGAAGCCAACACGGGTCTAAAGGGAATGTCTATTCGATAAACAGAATTGAGAAATGGGAAGAAAAGATAACAGAAGCTAACAACAATGGCAAGATT CTGGTGGTGTATTTCAGCGCGCCGTGGTGTGTACCTTGTAAAAAGATAGAACCAGTATTCAGAGAACTTGCTTCTAGATACCCTTCAATGATTTTTGTAACCATTGATGTGGAAGAACTCGCT GAGTTTAGTGATGAATGGAATGTGGAAGCTACACCAACTATAGTGTTTCTTAAAGATGGGAGACAAATGGATAAGCTTGTTGGTGCTGAAACCTCAGAGCTTCAGAAGAAAACAGCTGCAGCTGCTGAACTCTTACTCAGAAAACCATAA